The following nucleotide sequence is from Kineobactrum salinum.
AGCCCGGCACTATATCCTGTAGTTGGCAGCATCTGGCCCACGTTATTTGATATGGCTGAGAATGCCGTCCAGCTCGTCCAGACTGCTGTAGTTCAACACCAGCTTGCCCTTGCCTCCGGCGCCGTGCTGGATCTGGACCCGGGTGCCGATCTTCTGCGACAGATCCTCCTGCAACCGGCGGATATCCGGATCCAGCCGCGCAGGCTCGGCCGGCGGTGCATCCTGCCGCGCCAGCATGGTGCGCACCAGTGCCTCGGTCTGGCGTACCGACAAGCCTTTGCCGGCCACGGTGCGGGCAGCCTGGGACTGGACATTGCCATCCAGGGCCAACAGGGCACGGGCATGACCCATCTCGATATCGCCGCGCTCCAGCAACAGGCGCACATCCTCCTGCAGCGTCATCAGGCGCAGCAGGTTGGCCACCGTGGAACGGGATTTACCCACTGCCTGGGCCACTTCCTGCTGGGTCAGTTCGAATTCCTGCTGCAGACGCTGCAGCGCAATCGCCTCTTCGATCGGGTTGAGATCCTCGCGCTGGATATTCTCGATCAGGGCCATCGCGATGGCCGCTTCGTCGCTGACCTCCCTGATAACCGCCGGCACCTTGTCCAGACCCGCCATCTGCGCGGCCCGCCAGCGCCGTTCGCCGGCGATGATTTCGTATTTGCGGTCCGAGATGGGGCGCACGATGATGGGCTGCATTACCCCCTGGGCCCTGATGCTTTCCGCCAGCTCCGCCAGCGATTCGGGGTCGATATCACGGCGCGGCTGGTATTTGCCGCGCTGTACCAGGTCCACCGGCAGTTCCTTCAGCTGCTGATGTTCGGCATCCGTTCCCGCCGCCACTGCCGCAGCGTCGCCTCCGTGGCTGGCATTGCCGGCACCCAGCAGGGCATCCAGGCCGCGTCCCAATCCTCGTTTTCTGGCCGACATTCGCTGTCTCCGATCTTAGCCCGCCACCGGCGCGGCAGGGTTGTGGTGGCGCTTTTCTTCCCGGCGGATAATCTCTCCCGCCAATGCCATGTAAGCCTTGGATCCGCGCGAGAGGCGATCGTAGTACATTGCGGGGACCCCGTGGCTGGGTGCTTCCGCAAGTCTCACATTGCGCGGCACCACAGTGCGGTAGACGGCATCGCCAAAGTGGCTGTGCAGCTGTGCCGACACTTCGTTGGTCAGGCTGTTGCGGGGATCGTACATGGTCCGCAGGATACCCTCTATCCCCAGCTCCGGGTTTACCGTTTCCGCCACCCGGTTAATGGTGCCGACCAGCGCCGACAGGCCCTCCAGCGCAAAATACTCGCACTGCATCGCTATCAGCACACCAGTGGCTGCCACCAGGCCATTGAGGGTCAGCATGTTCAAAGAGGGAGGGCAGTCCACCAGAATGTAGTCATACTGCTCGCTGATCTCCTGCAGGGCCGTGCGCAGGCGGCGCTCCCTGTGGTCGATCTCCAGCAGTTCTACCTCGGCGGCGGTCAGGTCACTGTTGGCGGGCAGCACGTCGAAACCGCCCTCCGGCACCCGCTGGACCACTTGCAGCACCGGCACACGATGCACCAGGACATCATAGATGCTGTGCTCCACTGCGTGCTTGTCGATCCCGCTGCCCATCGTGGCATTGCCCTGCGGGTCCATATCAACCAGCAGCACGCGCTGCTTCATCGCAGCCAGCGAGGCTGCCAGATTGACACAGCTGGTGGTCTTGCCGACACCGCCCTTCTGGTTTGCAACTGCTAGCACTCTTGCCAAAATGTCCACCCCGGGTTTTTATTCACTGGTTCCAGCGTAGCGTCACGACGGCCGCAGCGCGAGCCTGACCAGATGTCGCTGCTCATCGAGGCCCGGTACCGTCAGCGACTCGACACCGAGAACGACACACTGATCCTCTATCGCCGCCAGCTCATCCTGGGGCCAGGCGCCTTTCATGGCAAGGAAACAACCACCAGGTGCCAGCAAGTGCCTGGTTCCCGCGACCATTGCGGCCAGGGAAGCGAACGCCCGGGACACGATTACATCATATTGACGGGACGTCGCCAGGGTTTCCACCCGGGCCTGACAGACGGTTATATTAGCCAAGCCCAGTTCCATTTTCACCTGGAACAGGAAGCGGGTCTTCTTGCCGTTGCTGTCCAGCAGATGAAACTGCCGGCCTGGCAGCGCTATGGCCAGCGGAATGCCCGGCAGGCCCGCCCCGGTGCCGATGTCAAGACAGTCGTTGCCTGACAGGTGCGGTACCACAGCAAGACTGTCCAGCAGATGCCGGGTCACCATTGCCAGCGGGTCCCGGATAGCGGTCAGGTTGTAGGCCCGGTTCCACTTCTGCAGCAAATCCAGGTAGTCCAGCAATTTCTGTTGCTGCGCTGCAGAAATATCCAGTCCCAGGGCATCACAACCCCAGGCCAGACACTGCTGCAGCTCGACGGCCAAGTCAGGCGGATCTGCGATCAGCCGGGCGCTCCAGGCCACCGCGTTTCTTCAAGTAGATCAGCAGCAATGATATCGCCGCCGGGGTGACTCCCGGAATGCGGCCGGCGCGTGCCAGGGTTGCGGGACGCGCTTCGCTGAGCTTTTGCTTCACCTCGTGGGAGAGCCCATCGACCGCCTGGTAATTAAGGCTCTCGGGCAACAGCAGGTTCTCGCTGCGCCGCAGGCGCTCGATATCGCCCTGCTGGCGTTCGATATAACCGGCGTACTTGGCCTGGATTTCCACCTGTTCGGCGGCCTGGGTGTCCGCCAGAGGTTCCCCTTTCAATCCGGCAATATCCACGTAGTGCAATTCAGGCCGCCTCAACAGATCTGCCAGTGAGTACTCCCGGGTCAGTGTACCCTTGATTTTACTGGCAACAATGGCCGCTTCAGAACTGCCGGGCTGGATCCAGGTCGTCGCCAGGCGGCTCGATTCGTGCGCGATTGCATTGCGCTTGGTCTCAAAACGCTGCCAGCGCACATCGTCCACCAGGCCCAGGTCGCGCCCCTTTTCGGTCAGGCGCAGGTCGGCGTTGTCTTCGCGCAGCAACAGCCGGTACTCGGCGCGGGAGGTAAACATCCGGTAGGGCTCGCGGGTGCCCATCGTGATCAGGTCGTCCACCAGCACACCGATGTAGGCCTCGTCGCGGCGCGGGCACCAGGGCTCCTTGCCCTGTACCGCCAGAGCCGCGTTCAACCCCGCCAACAGGCCCTGGGCCGCGGCCTCCTCGTATCCAGTGGTGCCGTTGATCTGGCCGGCGAAATACAGTCCCGGCACCGCGCGGGTTTCCAGCGAATAGTTCAGGTCCCGCGGGTCAAAGAAATCGTACTCGATGGCGTAGCCCGGGCGCGTGATATGGGCATTCTCCAGGCCCCTGATCGAGCGCACCAGCGCGTACTGCACATCAAACGGCAGGCTGGTGGAGATGCCATTGGGATACAGCTCGGTAGTGGTCAGCCCCTCGGGCTCGATGAAGATCTGGTGTGACTGCTTGTCCGCAAAGCGGTGGATCTTGTCCTCGATGCTAGGGCAGTAGCGCGGCCCTATCCCCTCGATCACACCCGAGTACATCGGCGAGCGGTCCAGGCCACCGCGAATAATCTCGTGGGTCTGCTCGTTGGTATGGGTGATCCAGCAGCAGCGCTGCGCCGGGTGCTGGTCACGATGGCCGAGGAAGGACATCGGCGGTGCCCCGGCGTCGCCCCATTGCTCCTCGAGTACGCTGAAATCCACGCTGCGGGCGTCGATGCGCGGCGGCGTGCCGGTCTTCAGCCGCTCGACCCGGAACGGCAGCTCCCGCAGCCGCTGCGCCAGCGCGATGGCCGGGGCATCGCCCGCCCGGCCGCCGGCGCTGTTTTCCATCCCGATATGGATCTTGCCACCGAGGAAGGTTCCAGTGGTCAACACCACCGCCGGGGCCCGGAAGACCAGCCCCATCTGTGTGATCGCGCCCGCTACCCGGCCGCCTTCCAACAGCAGGTCGTCCACCGGCTGCTGGAAAATCGACAGACCCGGCTGGGATTCCAGTATCTCCCGAATGGCATTGCGATACAGCACCCGGTCGGCCTGGGCCCGGGTGGCACGCACCGCCGGCCCCTTGCGCGCGTTCAGCACCCGGAACTGGATGCCCGCCCGGTCGGTCGCCTGCGCCATCGCCCCGCCCAGCGCGTCCACTTCCTTGACCAGGTGGCTCTTGCCGATACCGCCGATCGCCGGGTTGCAGGACATTTGGCCCAGCGTGTCGACACTGTGGGTCAGCAACAGCGTGCGGCTGCCCATGCGCGCAGCCGCAAGCGCGGCCTCGGTACCCGCATGGCCGCCGCCGATCACGATGACATCAAATTGCTGTTGGAACTCCACGTCTATCCGCCTCGCCTGACCCGGACGGCAGGGATCCATCCGGGCCGGGGATTATACGTGCAGCAGGGGAGTTGTTCAAAATATGTTCTGCGTGATATTTGCCGAAAGTGGACAATTCAAGCTGTGGCCAAAACTGTTATCAATAAGAATAGTTAGTAATGTATATAGAGATATAGAGTATTTAATGTAGTTATTATTAAGCGGGCGGTTTTCTGTGGAAAGGCCGGATAAGTCCAGTAAAAACAGAGTGTTATG
It contains:
- a CDS encoding ParB/RepB/Spo0J family partition protein translates to MSARKRGLGRGLDALLGAGNASHGGDAAAVAAGTDAEHQQLKELPVDLVQRGKYQPRRDIDPESLAELAESIRAQGVMQPIIVRPISDRKYEIIAGERRWRAAQMAGLDKVPAVIREVSDEAAIAMALIENIQREDLNPIEEAIALQRLQQEFELTQQEVAQAVGKSRSTVANLLRLMTLQEDVRLLLERGDIEMGHARALLALDGNVQSQAARTVAGKGLSVRQTEALVRTMLARQDAPPAEPARLDPDIRRLQEDLSQKIGTRVQIQHGAGGKGKLVLNYSSLDELDGILSHIK
- a CDS encoding ParA family protein; protein product: MARVLAVANQKGGVGKTTSCVNLAASLAAMKQRVLLVDMDPQGNATMGSGIDKHAVEHSIYDVLVHRVPVLQVVQRVPEGGFDVLPANSDLTAAEVELLEIDHRERRLRTALQEISEQYDYILVDCPPSLNMLTLNGLVAATGVLIAMQCEYFALEGLSALVGTINRVAETVNPELGIEGILRTMYDPRNSLTNEVSAQLHSHFGDAVYRTVVPRNVRLAEAPSHGVPAMYYDRLSRGSKAYMALAGEIIRREEKRHHNPAAPVAG
- the rsmG gene encoding 16S rRNA (guanine(527)-N(7))-methyltransferase RsmG, giving the protein MAWSARLIADPPDLAVELQQCLAWGCDALGLDISAAQQQKLLDYLDLLQKWNRAYNLTAIRDPLAMVTRHLLDSLAVVPHLSGNDCLDIGTGAGLPGIPLAIALPGRQFHLLDSNGKKTRFLFQVKMELGLANITVCQARVETLATSRQYDVIVSRAFASLAAMVAGTRHLLAPGGCFLAMKGAWPQDELAAIEDQCVVLGVESLTVPGLDEQRHLVRLALRPS
- the mnmG gene encoding tRNA uridine-5-carboxymethylaminomethyl(34) synthesis enzyme MnmG, yielding MEFQQQFDVIVIGGGHAGTEAALAAARMGSRTLLLTHSVDTLGQMSCNPAIGGIGKSHLVKEVDALGGAMAQATDRAGIQFRVLNARKGPAVRATRAQADRVLYRNAIREILESQPGLSIFQQPVDDLLLEGGRVAGAITQMGLVFRAPAVVLTTGTFLGGKIHIGMENSAGGRAGDAPAIALAQRLRELPFRVERLKTGTPPRIDARSVDFSVLEEQWGDAGAPPMSFLGHRDQHPAQRCCWITHTNEQTHEIIRGGLDRSPMYSGVIEGIGPRYCPSIEDKIHRFADKQSHQIFIEPEGLTTTELYPNGISTSLPFDVQYALVRSIRGLENAHITRPGYAIEYDFFDPRDLNYSLETRAVPGLYFAGQINGTTGYEEAAAQGLLAGLNAALAVQGKEPWCPRRDEAYIGVLVDDLITMGTREPYRMFTSRAEYRLLLREDNADLRLTEKGRDLGLVDDVRWQRFETKRNAIAHESSRLATTWIQPGSSEAAIVASKIKGTLTREYSLADLLRRPELHYVDIAGLKGEPLADTQAAEQVEIQAKYAGYIERQQGDIERLRRSENLLLPESLNYQAVDGLSHEVKQKLSEARPATLARAGRIPGVTPAAISLLLIYLKKRGGLERPADRRSA